The following coding sequences lie in one Cloeon dipterum chromosome 1, ieCloDipt1.1, whole genome shotgun sequence genomic window:
- the LOC135948011 gene encoding homeobox protein engrailed-1a-like isoform X1 codes for MALETERSSPNNASSPGPTSTNSPSSSSYKPVLSPSSMEHDIKPAIIHHPMPIYPSTFALHATSTSRRRPASPAEPAEADQPLRFSVSNILRPEFGRRAVEECRLRAHLDASRSRSSRCSSVDDCRSYTSSPMLHLRPSSPPPKKRLTLDDSDKHSNGDASSVCSSSRPTSSLEEKLADPPVPKDQGMWPAWVFCTRYSDRPSSGRYSNRPRSRRMKKREKRPDEKRPRTAFTQEQLNKLKREFEENRYLTERRRQQLATDLGLHENQIKIWFQNKRAKIKKSTGTKGQLAMQLMAQGLYNHSTIPVDEEEELEAAAAAAARAGAEAAAARAAGVLFDPLAR; via the exons atGGCGTTGGAGACGGAGCGCTCAAGCCCCAACAACGCGTCTAGTCCGGGACCTACCTCCACCAACTCGCCGTCCTCGTCGTCCTACAAGCCGGTGCTGTCACCCAGCAGCATGGAGCACGACATCAAGCCGGCCATCATCCACCACCCGATGCCAATTTACCCTTCGACATTCGCCCTGCACGCGACGAGCACGTCCCGGCGGCGGCCGGCCAGCCCGGCCGAACCCGCCGAGGCCGATCAGCCGCTGCGATTCTCCGTGTCCAACATCCTGAGGCCTGAATTCGGGCGGCGGGCTGTCGAGGAGTGCCGGCTGCGGGCCCATCTCGATGCATCCCGCAGCAGGTCATCGCGATGCAGTTCCGTGGACGACTGTCGTAGCTATACCTCGTCGCCCATGCTTCACCTACGACCTAGCAGCCCGCCGCCCAAGAAAAGACTCACGCTGGACGATTCGGACAAACACAGCAACGGCGATGCCAGCAGTGTTTGCAGCTCCAGCAGGCCCACCTCCTCTCTCGAGGAAAAACTCGCTGACCCGCCGGTGCCCAAGGACCAGGGCATGTGGCCAGCGTGGGTATTCTGCACGCGCTATTCGGACAGACCCTCCTCAGGTAGATATTCCAATC GTCCACGGTCGAGGCGAATGAAAAAGCGAGAAAAGCGTCCAGACGAGAAGCGTCCGCGCACCGCCTTCACTCAGGAGCAACTGAACAAGCTAAAACGCGAGTTCGAAGAAAACAGGTACCTGaccgagcggcggcggcagcagttGGCCACCGATTTGGGCCTGCACGAAAACCAAATCAAGATCTGGTTCCAAAACAAGCGGGCCAAAATCAAAAAGTCGACCGGCACCAAGGGCCAGCTGGCCATGCAGCTGATGGCGCAGGGCCTGTACAACCACAGCACCATCCCGGTGGACGAGGAGGAAGAGTTGgaggcggccgccgctgctgcggcACGAGCGGGCGCCGAGGCGGCCGCTGCCAGGGCCGCCGGCGTCCTCTTCGACCCGTTGGCCCGCTGA
- the LOC135948011 gene encoding homeobox protein engrailed-1a-like isoform X2 yields the protein MALETERSSPNNASSPGPTSTNSPSSSSYKPVLSPSSMEHDIKPAIIHHPMPIYPSTFALHATSTSRRRPASPAEPAEADQPLRFSVSNILRPEFGRRAVEECRLRAHLDASRSRSSRCSSVDDCRSYTSSPMLHLRPSSPPPKKRLTLDDSDKHSNGDASSVCSSSRPTSSLEEKLADPPVPKDQGMWPAWVFCTRYSDRPSSGPRSRRMKKREKRPDEKRPRTAFTQEQLNKLKREFEENRYLTERRRQQLATDLGLHENQIKIWFQNKRAKIKKSTGTKGQLAMQLMAQGLYNHSTIPVDEEEELEAAAAAAARAGAEAAAARAAGVLFDPLAR from the exons atGGCGTTGGAGACGGAGCGCTCAAGCCCCAACAACGCGTCTAGTCCGGGACCTACCTCCACCAACTCGCCGTCCTCGTCGTCCTACAAGCCGGTGCTGTCACCCAGCAGCATGGAGCACGACATCAAGCCGGCCATCATCCACCACCCGATGCCAATTTACCCTTCGACATTCGCCCTGCACGCGACGAGCACGTCCCGGCGGCGGCCGGCCAGCCCGGCCGAACCCGCCGAGGCCGATCAGCCGCTGCGATTCTCCGTGTCCAACATCCTGAGGCCTGAATTCGGGCGGCGGGCTGTCGAGGAGTGCCGGCTGCGGGCCCATCTCGATGCATCCCGCAGCAGGTCATCGCGATGCAGTTCCGTGGACGACTGTCGTAGCTATACCTCGTCGCCCATGCTTCACCTACGACCTAGCAGCCCGCCGCCCAAGAAAAGACTCACGCTGGACGATTCGGACAAACACAGCAACGGCGATGCCAGCAGTGTTTGCAGCTCCAGCAGGCCCACCTCCTCTCTCGAGGAAAAACTCGCTGACCCGCCGGTGCCCAAGGACCAGGGCATGTGGCCAGCGTGGGTATTCTGCACGCGCTATTCGGACAGACCCTCCTCAG GTCCACGGTCGAGGCGAATGAAAAAGCGAGAAAAGCGTCCAGACGAGAAGCGTCCGCGCACCGCCTTCACTCAGGAGCAACTGAACAAGCTAAAACGCGAGTTCGAAGAAAACAGGTACCTGaccgagcggcggcggcagcagttGGCCACCGATTTGGGCCTGCACGAAAACCAAATCAAGATCTGGTTCCAAAACAAGCGGGCCAAAATCAAAAAGTCGACCGGCACCAAGGGCCAGCTGGCCATGCAGCTGATGGCGCAGGGCCTGTACAACCACAGCACCATCCCGGTGGACGAGGAGGAAGAGTTGgaggcggccgccgctgctgcggcACGAGCGGGCGCCGAGGCGGCCGCTGCCAGGGCCGCCGGCGTCCTCTTCGACCCGTTGGCCCGCTGA